The following are encoded in a window of Cydia strobilella chromosome 1, ilCydStro3.1, whole genome shotgun sequence genomic DNA:
- the LOC134746376 gene encoding arfaptin-2, with translation MSKWQSERSIHEMLKDTPPLRESSDSITSGTEPNFPASRSMTFPPAYAPPDVSAGAGAGSLLRAGGSRLDSLRSWSLSTYKCTKQLLYEKLGKTSRTVDTELEAQIEALRETQRKYAGVLRLSCALTAQLAAAAATQRQLGDAFAELAQRSPELQTQFLYNADTQRALTRHGDTLLAALHFFNNSLNTLTNKTMEDTLLTIRQYEAARVEYDAYRSELEARGGNPPSLLLASIERQRRAYERLRDDSAVKLALLHENRVKVMNKQLLLFHNAVSAYFSGNGAALEAAVKHFSIHAPAPPAPAPLPPLPSLPSLPAGVAPTALTPPAPHPAPAPAAHTSPRST, from the exons ATGTCGAAGTG GCAATCGGAACGCAGTATCCATGAGATGTTGAAGGACACTCCACCACTGCGGGAATCTAGTGACTCCATCACATCTGGCACGGAGCCCAACTTTCCTGCCTCACGATCTATGACATTCCCACCAGCCTATG CACCACCGGACGTTTCAGCAGGCGCAGGCGCGGGGTCGTTGCTCCGCGCGGGAGGCTCGCGTCTCGACTCACTGCGCTCCTGGTCGCTCTCCACGTACAAGTGCACCAAGCAGCTGCTCTATGAGAAACTGGGGAAGACCTCGCGCACTGTGGACACTG AGTTGGAGGCGCAGATCGAAGCGCTTCGGGAAACGCAGCGCAAATACGCAGGAGTATTGCGGTTGAGCTGCGCGTTGACTGCGCAGTTGGCCGCCGCAGCGGCCACGCAGCGGCAGCTCGGCGACGCCTTCGCGGAGCTCGCGCAGCGCTCGCCCGAGCTGCAGACACA GTTCCTATACAACGCGGACACACAGCGCGCGCTGACGCGGCACGGCGACACGTTGCTCGCGGCGCTGCACTTTTTCAACAACTCGCTAAACACGCTCACCAACAAAACCATGGAGGACACGCTGCTCACTATACGACAATACGAGGCGGCCAG GGTGGAATATGACGCGTATCGCAGTGAACTGGAAGCGCGTGGCGGGAACCCGCCATCTTTACTATTGGCCAGTATCGAGCGACAGCGGCGGGCTTACGAGCGGCTGAGGGACGACTCCGCCGTCAAACTGGCGCTGCTACACGAAAATAGG gTGAAAGTGATGAACAAGCAACTTCTCCTGTTCCACAACGCCGTATCGGCATACTTCAGCGGCAACGGCGCGGCGCTGGAGGCCGCCGTGAAGCACTTCAGCATCcacgcgccggcgccgcccgcgcccgcgccgctccCGCCGCTGCCCTCCCTGCCCTCGCTGCCAGCCGGCGTCGCGCCCACTGCGCTCACCCCGCCCGCCCCGCACCCGGCACCCGCCCCCGCCGCGCACACATCGCCGAGGTCCACGTAA
- the LOC134747165 gene encoding diphthamide biosynthesis protein 3, producing the protein MTIFHDEIEIEDFEYDEDDDMYYYPCPCGDRFQISKEELMAGEEVATCPSCSLVVKVIYDLEKFKSEEEEVHKADGEKEAVKA; encoded by the exons ATGACGATATTTCACGACGAAATAGAAATCGAAGACTTTGAGTATGACGAGGACGATGATATGTATTATTATCCTTGTCCATGTGGAGACAGATTCCAAATCAGTAAG GAAGAATTAATGGCGGGAGAAGAAGTAGCAACATGTCCCAGCTGTTCTCTTGTTGTCAAAGTTATATACGATTTG GAGAAATTCAAATCAGAGGAAGAGGAAGTACACAAAGCGGATGGAGAGAAGGAAGCAGTGAAGGCGTAA